AGCAAGGATGTCGTCGCCGAGGCCCAGGCCCTGCCGATCCGGCCCTGGACCATCAAGATCGACGGCATGGTGGCCAAGCCGGTCGAGATCGGGATCGACGATCTCCTGGCCAAGATGCCGCTCGAGGAGCGGCTCTACCGCCACCGCTGCGTGGAAGCCTGGTCGATGGCGGTCCCCTGGAGCGGCTTTCCGTTGAAGGCGCTGGTGGCGATGGCGGAACCTTCGGCCGGTGCCACCTATCTGCGCATGGAGACCTTCGAGAATCCCGACGTGGCGCCGGGCCAGACTCAGACCTGGTATCCCTGGCCCTATGTCGAGGGGCTGACCATGGCCGAGGCGACGAATGAGCTGGCCTTCATCGCGACCGGCGTCTATGGCAAGCCGCTGCCGCCGCAGAACGGATCGCCGCTTCGCCTCACCGTGCCGTGGAAATACGGGTTCAAATCGATCAAGTCGATCGTGCGCTTCAGCTTCACCGACCAGCAGCCGATGAATTTCTGGCAGTCGCTGCAGGCGAGCGAATATGGCTTCTGGGCCAATGTGAACCCGGAGGTTCCCCATCCGCGCTGGAGCCAGGCGCATGAGCGCGTGCTCG
The nucleotide sequence above comes from Hypericibacter terrae. Encoded proteins:
- the msrP gene encoding protein-methionine-sulfoxide reductase catalytic subunit MsrP, whose translation is MLIRTRRSWELPERTATPEAVFRDRRRLVAGLALGPILLAGAGMAGLRPARAEAMADPSAKLYPFPHNDNYKLDRPLTAEKWATSWNNFYEFNDSKDVVAEAQALPIRPWTIKIDGMVAKPVEIGIDDLLAKMPLEERLYRHRCVEAWSMAVPWSGFPLKALVAMAEPSAGATYLRMETFENPDVAPGQTQTWYPWPYVEGLTMAEATNELAFIATGVYGKPLPPQNGSPLRLTVPWKYGFKSIKSIVRFSFTDQQPMNFWQSLQASEYGFWANVNPEVPHPRWSQAHERVLGSDDVVATQLFNGYAEQVTDLYKDLQKERLYA